The Phragmitibacter flavus nucleotide sequence CGTCGGCATGGCTGGTGGAGTGGGGACATTACCTCCTGGCAATCGTTTCGGATTGCCAGCAGGCGTGAGTAAATTTAGTGGCCGGGATTGGCACCAGGGTTTTCACCGGCAATGCTTTCGCGCATGTCGGTGTCGGCGCTGATGTTGCGGTAGCGGGCGTAGTCCATGATGCCAAGGTTGCCGTTGCGGAAGGCTTCGGCGATGGCCATGGGGATTTCGGATTCGGCTTCGACCACTTTGGCGCGCATTTCCTGGGTGCGGGCGGACATTTCCTGTTCGACGGCGACGGCGGCGGCGCGGCGCACCTCGGCGTTGGCCTGGGCGATTTTTTTGTCGGTTTCAGCCTGGTCGGCCTGCAGTTTGGCTCCGACGTTTTCGCCCACGTCGATGTCGGCAATATCAATGGAGATGATTTCAAAAGCGGTGCCGGTGTCGACGCCTTTTTGGAGAACGACCTTGGAGATGCCATCGGGATTTTCGAGGACGTTTTTGTAGCTGAGGGCGGAGCCGATGGAGGTGACGATGCCTTCGCCGACGCGGGCGATGACGGTCTCTTCGGTGGCACCGCCGATGAAGCGGTCGAGGTTGGTGCGGACGGTGACGCGGGCGCGGACGCGGAGGGAGATGCCATCGCGGGCGACGGCGTCGATTTTGCCGCCTTTGCCCATTTCAGCGGAGGGGCAGTCGATGACTTTGGGGTTGATGGAGGTGCGGACGGCTTCGATGACGGTTTTGCTGGTGCCTTTGCAGGCAAGGTCGATGGCGCAGGCGCGGTTGAAGTCGAGGTTCATGCCGGCTTTGGCGGCGGCGATGAGGGCGAGAACGACGTGGGTGACATTGCCACCGGCGAGGTAGTGGGCTTCGAGGAGGTCGGTGCTGATGTTGATGCCTGCCTTGCCTGCGGTGATGCGGGTGTCAACGATCA carries:
- the floA gene encoding flotillin-like protein FloA (flotillin-like protein involved in membrane lipid rafts); the encoded protein is MEFLPIILIGGAVVLGIIFLLIVAKFFNLWLRARVSNAPVSIPTLIAMWLRGVPNALIVDTRITAGKAGINISTDLLEAHYLAGGNVTHVVLALIAAAKAGMNLDFNRACAIDLACKGTSKTVIEAVRTSINPKVIDCPSAEMGKGGKIDAVARDGISLRVRARVTVRTNLDRFIGGATEETVIARVGEGIVTSIGSALSYKNVLENPDGISKVVLQKGVDTGTAFEIISIDIADIDVGENVGAKLQADQAETDKKIAQANAEVRRAAAVAVEQEMSARTQEMRAKVVEAESEIPMAIAEAFRNGNLGIMDYARYRNISADTDMRESIAGENPGANPGH